The following proteins are encoded in a genomic region of Desulfobacterales bacterium:
- a CDS encoding adenylate/guanylate cyclase domain-containing protein, with translation MAAKEKNIAGINFAPIISYLEQLGRDPSIIFERTGLNRKELTDRREYVDLPTSKIIFSSVKEIIGDSDPMIFYDIGREAARLRALDLLHDIGVSLGNVEENVRFIPRFNRKFNNVFDMVVCGVTDHSAVVLIYYKNRFDNLWFYDQCPWNKGNIAAIPTAWDLPYMAIEEPLCRFSLEEIFRDYAFWEHSYRCEDGRAFLGEEPFAVKVHIGKEKLNRSVDRLGRMNPLNRKGAPMAVLTNQGYEILKHDTPSGQSDIPSGMLIIKDTVVSNRLTLKKGQIFGAPYCRLNIRWQRKNQLLGTLLNKTVRKRRNSGLLLEHLDKELEANIVQKQELLKSKEELQIAHNRLKDYTERLEQMVRERTRELEAEKEKVLNAQKLLSHYLAPQLARKILEGHIEIVWGHHRKKLTMFFSDIKDFTQTTDSMEPEDMANLLNEYLAHMIEIVHQYEGTLAHIIGDALFVFFGAPEQTTDKNHALRCVHMAMDMQKQMKALQKKWFSEGIEDPLQIRCGINTGMATVGGYGSKDRREYTAMGTQVNLASRLESSCEPGGILISHSTWALVKGKISCEPMEQITMKGFQRPVRTYRVVFE, from the coding sequence ATGGCCGCCAAAGAAAAAAATATAGCGGGTATAAATTTTGCCCCGATAATTTCTTATCTGGAACAGCTGGGAAGAGACCCTTCGATTATCTTTGAACGGACCGGTCTTAACCGGAAAGAATTAACCGACCGCAGAGAATATGTTGATCTTCCCACCAGCAAGATTATATTCAGTTCGGTCAAGGAAATCATCGGCGACAGCGACCCGATGATTTTTTACGACATCGGCCGGGAAGCGGCGCGGCTGCGCGCGCTGGACCTGCTGCATGATATCGGCGTTTCGCTGGGAAATGTTGAAGAAAACGTCCGCTTTATCCCCAGGTTTAACCGCAAATTCAATAACGTATTTGACATGGTGGTTTGCGGGGTCACCGACCATTCAGCCGTCGTTTTGATTTATTATAAAAACAGGTTTGACAACCTGTGGTTCTATGATCAATGCCCGTGGAACAAGGGCAACATCGCGGCCATTCCCACCGCCTGGGACCTGCCCTATATGGCTATCGAAGAACCCCTTTGCAGGTTCAGCCTGGAAGAGATCTTCAGGGATTATGCTTTTTGGGAACATTCCTACCGCTGCGAAGACGGCAGGGCCTTTTTGGGGGAGGAACCCTTTGCCGTTAAGGTTCACATCGGAAAAGAGAAACTGAACCGGTCCGTTGACAGGTTGGGCAGAATGAATCCGCTCAACCGCAAAGGCGCCCCCATGGCGGTTCTCACCAACCAGGGATATGAAATATTAAAACACGATACTCCGTCAGGGCAGAGTGATATTCCCAGCGGCATGCTGATTATAAAAGATACGGTCGTCAGTAATCGGCTGACTCTTAAAAAGGGGCAGATTTTCGGGGCGCCGTATTGCCGACTGAACATACGCTGGCAAAGGAAAAATCAGCTTTTGGGAACGCTGCTGAATAAAACGGTCAGAAAGCGTCGGAACTCAGGCCTGCTACTGGAACACCTTGACAAAGAGCTGGAAGCAAATATTGTGCAAAAGCAGGAGTTGCTTAAATCCAAAGAAGAACTTCAGATTGCGCACAACCGGCTGAAGGATTATACCGAACGCCTGGAGCAGATGGTCCGGGAAAGGACCCGGGAACTGGAGGCTGAAAAAGAAAAGGTGTTAAATGCTCAGAAACTTCTGTCGCACTACCTGGCGCCGCAACTGGCCAGAAAAATTCTGGAGGGTCATATCGAAATTGTTTGGGGTCATCATCGCAAAAAGCTCACCATGTTTTTTTCAGATATCAAGGACTTTACCCAAACCACTGACAGTATGGAGCCTGAAGATATGGCGAACCTGCTCAATGAGTATCTGGCCCACATGATTGAGATTGTTCATCAATATGAAGGCACCCTGGCCCACATCATCGGCGATGCCCTGTTTGTCTTTTTCGGCGCCCCGGAACAAACCACGGATAAAAATCATGCCTTGCGGTGCGTCCATATGGCTATGGATATGCAGAAGCAGATGAAAGCGCTTCAGAAAAAATGGTTTTCCGAAGGGATCGAAGACCCCTTGCAGATTCGCTGCGGCATCAATACGGGGATGGCAACCGTGGGGGGGTATGGCTCAAAAGACCGGCGGGAATACACCGCCATGGGCACCCAGGTCAACCTGGCCTCGCGGCTTGAAAGCAGCTGCGAACCCGGCGGCATTCTGATCAGCCATTCAACCTGGGCGCTTGTCAAAGGCAAGATCAGCTGCGAACCGATGGAGCAGATAACCATGAAGGGCTTTCAGCGGCCGGTGCGGACGTACCGGGTTGTTTTTGAATAA